A stretch of the Nicotiana tabacum cultivar K326 chromosome 6, ASM71507v2, whole genome shotgun sequence genome encodes the following:
- the LOC107790305 gene encoding exocyst complex component EXO70E2-like, which yields MDDNKSVVTVPDGEQHIIAAAYHLVKALQASTSLSVEVRRSLADLDIHLAAMTGANEDETTSLREIEGRLKSAQVKILTLQSNSLKIWDAGPSQLLEYLQAVEEVRTITLSLESMVPNHNGKQNRLANQAHSVLQMAMAKLQEEVINILVQNKLCFGHDHVSFHSCEELVVDEESMVSTENDSVVGTSCRESSGAESEECTMVLVHPYVVPQIKSIANVMFASHYDQEFCQVFIRFWKDALHEYLRLFCMQQTSIEDVLRMDWACLNCRIKKWRQATKNVIEFYLPSEKNLFDQLLGEFGSVSSTSFIEASKDAILCLLNFGQAVAIGPLRPERLFCLLDMYELLRDLCQDVDALFCETHGNFINIEYHELLKNLGDSAKAIFLELGNHIASNTSTTPFYGGGVHPLTKYVINYFMLLSEYCATLRFLLEDREVQNLEGVVDSMARLDVSSEFSCPLALHLQSVASMLESNLDKRSNLYKDGSLKHIFLMNNIHYMVQKIKNSKIRTCFGDEWIKTRIVKYVQHEKSYERITWSPILSLITGYEKSGKTVLKERCRNFSIAFEEVYKNQTGWTIPDIELREELRISTALKVVHAYRPFIGQVKKSVSDKHIKYTEDELENFLLDFFQGSTKSLNHHQWRR from the coding sequence ATGGATGATAATAAATCAGTGGTCACAGTTCCTGATGGGGAACAACATATAATTGCTGCAGCTTATCACCTTGTGAAGGCGTTACAAGCCAGTACGAGCTTGAGCGTTGAAGTTAGAAGAAGTCTAGCCGATCTTGACATTCACTTGGCTGCAATGACTGGAGCAAATGAGGATGAGACCACAAGTCTCAGAGAGATTGAAGGTAGGCTCAAGTCAGCTCAGGTAAAGATCTTGACTTTGCAGTCGAATTCTTTGAAGATATGGGATGCTGGTCCTTCACAACTTCTTGAGTATCTGCAAGCTGTAGAAGAAGTTCGAACTATAACACTGAGCTTGGAAAGCATGGTGCCAAACCATAACGGAAAACAAAACAGACTCGCTAACCAAGCTCACAGTGTGTTGCAAATGGCAATGGCAAAACTGCAGGAAGAAGTTATCAACATTCTTGTACAGAATAAGCTGTGTTTTGGGCATGATCATGTGTCATTCCACTCGTGTGAAGAGTTGGTTGTGGATGAGGAGTCAATGGTTTCAACTGAAAATGATTCGGTTGTGGGAACTTCTTGCAGGGAGAGTAGTGGAGCTGAATCAGAAGAATGTACAATGGTTTTGGTCCATCCATATGTTGTTCCTCAGATCAAGTCTATTGCAAATGTAATGTTCGCTTCACATTACGATCAGGAATTCTGCCAGGTATTTATCAGATTCTGGAAAGATGCATTACATGAATACTTAAGGCTTTTCTGTATGCAACAAACCAGCATTGAAGATGTGCTGAGAATGGATTGGGCTTGCTTGAATTGCAGAATCAAGAAGTGGCGCCAGGCAACGAAGAACGTCATTGAATTCTATCTCCCTAGTGAGAAAAACCTCTTTGATCAACTTCTAGGTGAGTTTGGATCTGTTAGCTCAACCAGTTTCATTGAAGCTTCAAAGGATGCAATTTTGTGTCTTTTGAATTTCGGCCAAGCTGTAGCTATTGGCCCCCTTAGACCTGAACGCCTTTTTTGTTTACTTGATATGTATGAGCTTCTAAGAGATCTTTGTCAAGACGTGGATGCTTTGTTTTGTGAAACTCATGGTAATTTCATTAACATAGAATACCATGAACTCCTGAAAAATCTTGGAGATTCTGCAAAAGCAATCTTTCTGGAGTTGGGGAATCACATTGCTTCAAACACTTCAACAACTCCCTTCTACGGAGGAGGTGTTCATCCTCTTACCAAGTACGTTATCAATTATTTCATGCTTCTTTCAGAATATTGTGCTACCCTGAGGTTCCTTCTCGAGGACAGAGAGGTACAGAATTTGGAAGGTGTTGTTGATTCTATGGCCAGGCTCGACGTTTCTTCTGAATTCTCATGTCCATTGGCTCTTCACTTGCAGTCAGTAGCATCCATGCTTGAATCCAACCTTGACAAAAGGTCCAATTTATATAAAGATGGTTCTTTAAAGCACATATTTCTGATGAACAACATCCATTACATGGTTCAGAAAATCAAGAACTCCAAAATTAGAACTTGTTTTGGTGATGAATGGATAAAAACACGTATTGTAAAATACGTGCAGCACGAAAAAAGCTACGAGAGAATAACATGGAGTCCTATCTTATCTCTGATTACCGGTTATGAGAAGTCGGGAAAGACTGTTCTCAAGGAGAGGTGCAGAAATTTCAGTATTGCTTTTGAGGAAGTGTACAAGAATCAGACAGGATGGACTATCCCAGATATTGAGCTTAGAGAAGAACTGAGAATTTCAACCGCGTTAAAGGTTGTTCATGCCTACCGGCCATTTATTGGACAGGTGAAGAAATCTGTAAGTGACAAGCACATCAAGTATACTGAAGATGAGTTGGAGAATTTTCTTCTGGATTTTTTTCAAGgctcaacaaagtcactgaaTCATCATCAATGGAGGAGGTGA